One Nostoc punctiforme PCC 73102 DNA window includes the following coding sequences:
- a CDS encoding MFS transporter, with protein MSLASFLARRSFHYGWLVAGLTFLALLVAAGIRSAPGVFIVPLEQEFGWSRATISLAISINLVLYGLIGPFAATVMERIGIRQMMVFSLAVIALGVGLTTLMSASWQLVLLWGVVVGSGSGVIALVLGAIVVNRWFFEKRGLVLGILTASTATGQLVFLPMLASVADRFGWRTAALALTGAALLIIPAIAAFMRDRPADVGLRPFGDNSETVEISQPRANSISSTLNALWLGMRKRDFWLLFGSFFICGASTNGLIGTHLIPACIDHGIPEVKAAGLLAIMGLFDFFGTTMSGWLSDRWNNRYLLCWYYGLRGLSLIFLPFSFNFSFYGLSIFAVFYGLDWIATVPPTVRLVANAFGKENVGVMFGWIVAGHQLGAATAAFGAGVLRTWTGSYLQAFILSGILCLIAAVGVLQIGQTPTKGDSQLSSVTLNS; from the coding sequence ATGGTTGGCTCGTTGCAGGTTTAACATTCCTCGCCTTACTCGTTGCAGCCGGAATTCGCTCTGCTCCCGGAGTTTTTATAGTGCCTCTCGAACAGGAGTTTGGCTGGAGTAGAGCAACTATATCTTTAGCAATCTCTATTAACTTAGTACTTTATGGACTGATTGGCCCTTTTGCCGCCACAGTTATGGAGCGAATCGGCATTCGCCAAATGATGGTGTTTTCACTTGCTGTCATTGCTCTCGGTGTCGGTTTAACTACTTTGATGTCAGCATCTTGGCAGCTAGTTTTGCTGTGGGGTGTAGTTGTCGGTTCTGGTAGCGGAGTTATCGCCCTGGTTTTGGGCGCTATTGTTGTCAATCGCTGGTTTTTTGAGAAGCGGGGTTTAGTTCTCGGCATCCTAACCGCCAGTACAGCCACGGGGCAACTGGTATTTTTGCCTATGCTGGCCTCAGTAGCCGATCGCTTTGGGTGGCGAACTGCGGCTTTGGCTCTGACTGGTGCAGCACTTTTAATTATTCCAGCGATCGCAGCCTTTATGCGCGATCGTCCGGCAGATGTTGGTTTGCGACCCTTTGGCGACAACAGCGAGACTGTAGAAATATCACAGCCTAGAGCAAATTCCATCAGCTCTACCCTCAACGCCCTCTGGCTGGGAATGCGTAAGCGCGATTTTTGGCTGTTATTTGGTAGCTTTTTTATCTGTGGCGCCAGCACAAATGGGTTAATTGGAACTCATCTGATTCCCGCTTGTATTGATCACGGTATTCCTGAAGTCAAAGCTGCGGGTCTTTTGGCAATCATGGGGCTATTCGATTTTTTTGGAACTACTATGTCTGGTTGGCTCTCTGACAGATGGAATAATCGCTACTTATTGTGCTGGTACTACGGGCTGCGGGGTTTGTCTTTGATTTTCTTGCCCTTCAGTTTCAACTTTTCTTTCTATGGACTTTCTATTTTCGCCGTCTTCTATGGACTTGATTGGATTGCTACCGTACCACCGACAGTCCGTCTTGTTGCCAATGCCTTTGGTAAAGAAAATGTCGGCGTGATGTTCGGTTGGATTGTCGCAGGACACCAGCTTGGTGCAGCCACAGCAGCTTTCGGAGCCGGAGTGTTAAGAACTTGGACGGGTAGCTATTTACAAGCGTTTATTTTATCAGGTATTCTCTGTCTGATTGCCGCAGTTGGTGTATTGCAAATTGGTCAAACTCCCACTAAAGGCGATTCACAACTATCTTCAGTCACGCTCAATTCTTAA
- a CDS encoding SDR family NAD(P)-dependent oxidoreductase translates to MATTALIVGAGSGLSASLARLFAKEGFTVALAARQIEKLTQLTREIDAVSFAADVSKPNEVEQLFIDIDRKIGSPNVVIYNPSFRVRGPLIDLDPGEVAKTLDVTAYGGFLVAQAATKRFLQLGGGAIFFTGASASVKGYPLSAPFAMGKFALRGLAQSIARELAPKNIHVAHFVIDGAIRSAVRQDPVDNPDSTLDPDAIAQTYLSILRQPRSAWTYEVELRPWVENF, encoded by the coding sequence ATGGCAACAACAGCTTTAATTGTCGGCGCAGGTAGTGGACTGAGTGCATCTTTAGCCCGCCTATTTGCCAAAGAAGGATTCACCGTAGCTTTAGCGGCTCGTCAAATTGAAAAACTTACTCAATTGACTAGAGAAATTGACGCAGTTAGTTTCGCTGCTGATGTCTCAAAGCCAAATGAAGTAGAACAATTATTTATTGATATTGATCGTAAAATTGGTTCCCCCAATGTTGTTATTTACAATCCCAGTTTTCGGGTGCGGGGGCCTCTTATTGATTTAGACCCTGGTGAGGTGGCAAAAACCTTAGATGTAACTGCTTATGGTGGCTTTCTCGTGGCCCAAGCTGCTACCAAAAGGTTTTTGCAACTTGGCGGTGGTGCTATATTTTTTACGGGAGCCTCAGCGAGTGTTAAAGGTTATCCTCTGTCTGCTCCCTTTGCAATGGGTAAATTTGCACTGCGCGGTTTGGCTCAGAGTATTGCTAGAGAATTAGCACCAAAGAATATTCATGTGGCGCATTTCGTGATTGATGGGGCAATCCGTTCAGCAGTTCGCCAAGATCCAGTAGATAATCCTGATAGTACTCTTGACCCAGATGCGATCGCTCAAACTTATCTCAGTATTCTCCGCCAGCCCCGCAGTGCTTGGACTTATGAAGTAGAACTACGTCCTTGGGTAGAGAACTTCTAG
- a CDS encoding class I SAM-dependent methyltransferase: protein MKIDFGATAVDYAKHRAGFPSSLFNKLSEYGIGLPGQNIVDLGTGTGTLARGFADRGAYVIGIDPSASLLEQARQLSESTQIKVDYRVATAENTELPDASADVITAGQCWHWFDRPRAVQEVTRILRKNGSIAIAHFDWIPLKGNVVEATEQLIKAHNPAWNLDGGNGMYPLWLQDIGEGGFREIRTFSYDVFVSYTHEAWRGRIRASAGVGASLTPEKVEVFDQELATLLEAKYPTPILQVHHRVWAAIAKSPL from the coding sequence ATGAAAATTGATTTTGGTGCAACTGCTGTTGATTACGCAAAACACCGCGCTGGCTTTCCCAGTTCATTATTTAATAAACTGTCTGAATATGGTATAGGTTTACCAGGACAGAATATTGTTGACCTTGGTACAGGGACAGGAACACTAGCGCGGGGCTTTGCTGATAGAGGTGCTTATGTAATTGGCATAGATCCATCAGCATCACTTTTAGAACAAGCGAGACAGTTAAGCGAATCAACCCAAATCAAAGTAGATTATCGAGTCGCAACTGCAGAAAATACCGAGTTACCAGATGCAAGTGCTGATGTAATCACTGCTGGACAATGTTGGCATTGGTTTGATCGTCCCCGTGCTGTCCAGGAAGTTACTCGGATATTGAGAAAAAATGGCTCAATTGCGATCGCTCATTTTGATTGGATACCCTTAAAAGGTAATGTAGTTGAAGCAACAGAACAACTGATCAAGGCTCATAATCCCGCGTGGAATTTGGACGGTGGGAATGGAATGTATCCCTTGTGGTTACAAGACATTGGCGAAGGAGGATTCCGAGAAATTCGCACATTTTCTTACGATGTATTTGTGTCTTATACACACGAAGCTTGGCGGGGGCGAATTCGGGCAAGTGCTGGTGTGGGAGCCAGCTTGACACCAGAAAAGGTAGAAGTATTTGACCAAGAGTTGGCGACATTACTCGAAGCAAAATATCCCACGCCAATCCTTCAGGTTCACCACAGAGTTTGGGCTGCGATCGCCAAATCACCGCTATGA
- a CDS encoding class I SAM-dependent methyltransferase produces the protein MSEKTVKVIEGNLLPKGDYVSSGFSTIQPDLYFPNIILGNKYDSFWLYLRRDITHNWYVDKRRQKVGFVSRDEAHILYNTALKFRGKKALEIGCWMGWSACHLALGGVELDVIDPMLSEQLFNESVTESLKLAGVKESVNLIPGCSPQKVEEIANKFQRKWSLIFIDGNHEAPAPLNDAIICEQFAEADALILFHDLASPDVGQGLDYFRDKGWNTMVYQTMQIMGVAWRGNVEPVIHQPDPNINWALPPHLQGYFVSGSVETATEDKFAELLRAVRPYTLLSEAKLFSLYSQAKQLYCYLFWLPKMLLQAIARIKPIKGN, from the coding sequence ATGAGTGAAAAGACAGTCAAAGTGATTGAAGGAAACTTATTGCCAAAAGGAGATTATGTATCGTCAGGATTTTCCACTATCCAGCCAGATTTATATTTTCCCAATATAATTTTAGGAAATAAATATGATTCTTTTTGGCTTTATTTACGGCGGGATATCACTCATAACTGGTATGTGGATAAACGACGGCAAAAGGTAGGATTTGTGAGCAGAGATGAAGCTCATATTCTATACAATACAGCTTTGAAATTTCGAGGGAAAAAAGCTTTAGAAATAGGTTGCTGGATGGGGTGGTCAGCTTGTCACTTGGCTCTAGGAGGGGTGGAGTTAGATGTAATTGATCCGATGCTATCCGAACAATTATTTAATGAAAGCGTTACAGAATCACTAAAGTTGGCAGGCGTTAAGGAATCTGTGAATCTAATACCAGGATGCAGCCCTCAAAAAGTAGAAGAGATAGCAAATAAATTTCAACGTAAATGGTCATTGATATTTATAGATGGTAATCACGAAGCACCAGCTCCGCTCAATGATGCAATTATTTGCGAACAATTTGCAGAAGCAGATGCTTTAATTTTATTTCATGATTTGGCTTCTCCTGATGTAGGACAAGGCTTGGATTACTTCAGAGACAAAGGATGGAACACAATGGTGTATCAAACTATGCAAATTATGGGAGTTGCATGGCGGGGAAATGTTGAGCCTGTAATACATCAGCCAGATCCTAATATTAACTGGGCATTACCTCCACATTTACAAGGTTATTTTGTCAGTGGTTCAGTTGAAACTGCGACTGAAGATAAATTTGCAGAACTTCTCAGAGCAGTACGACCATATACTTTACTAAGTGAAGCAAAGTTATTTTCGCTTTATAGTCAGGCAAAACAACTATATTGTTATCTTTTTTGGCTGCCAAAAATGTTACTACAAGCGATCGCTAGAATCAAACCTATCAAGGGCAACTAG
- a CDS encoding glutathione binding-like protein, with the protein MIDLYYWTTPNGHKITIFLEEVGLQYTINPVNIGAGDQFKPEFLKISPNNRIPAIVDHEPVDGGAPISVFESGAILLYLAEKTGKLIPQDLRQRTQVLEWLFWQMGGLGPMAGQNHHFSAYAPEKIEYAINRYVNETGRLYGVLNKQLADREFVAGDYSIADIAAYPWIVPYERQSQNLEDFPHLKRWFETIKARPATIRAYEKAEALKAQPLDPDKSRDLLFNQSAKTIQP; encoded by the coding sequence ATGATCGATCTTTATTATTGGACAACCCCAAACGGTCATAAAATTACGATTTTCCTGGAAGAAGTCGGCTTGCAATATACCATAAATCCTGTGAATATTGGAGCTGGAGATCAATTTAAGCCCGAATTTTTGAAGATTTCTCCTAACAATCGTATCCCCGCGATCGTTGACCACGAACCAGTAGATGGAGGTGCGCCGATTTCGGTATTTGAGTCTGGGGCAATCTTGCTATATTTGGCAGAAAAAACCGGGAAATTAATCCCGCAAGATTTACGCCAACGCACTCAAGTTTTAGAATGGTTGTTCTGGCAAATGGGCGGTCTGGGGCCAATGGCAGGACAAAATCATCACTTTAGCGCCTATGCTCCCGAAAAGATTGAATATGCCATTAACCGCTACGTGAATGAGACAGGACGCTTATATGGAGTGCTAAATAAGCAACTAGCAGATAGAGAATTTGTGGCTGGGGATTATTCCATCGCCGATATTGCTGCTTATCCCTGGATTGTGCCCTATGAACGCCAAAGTCAGAATCTAGAGGATTTTCCTCACCTCAAGCGCTGGTTTGAGACAATAAAAGCTCGTCCGGCAACAATTCGCGCCTACGAGAAAGCAGAAGCATTGAAAGCTCAACCACTTGACCCAGATAAGTCACGAGATTTGTTATTTAACCAGTCGGCGAAGACTATTCAACCTTGA
- a CDS encoding 1-acyl-sn-glycerol-3-phosphate acyltransferase, with product MSKKQHLLKKKPGWSLDERDPKFIESLMPLLGFFYKYYFQVQTSGWENIPSQEKVLFVGSHNGGLAAPDMGMVMYDWFKRFGTEKPVYGLMHPKAWQVSQPLAQIAAKAGAIIAHPKMAYTALRSGASVLVYPGGAEDVFRPHYLRNKIYFAGRQGFIKLALRENVPIVPVISWGAHDTLIVLTDLYKVVQQLHEWGMPWLLGIDPEVFPIYLGLPWGLAIGPLPNIPLPVPIYTRVCPPIVFERYGREAASDRHYVNECYELVVSQMQEELDTLVKVTAESNSR from the coding sequence ATGTCAAAAAAGCAACATCTCTTAAAGAAAAAACCCGGTTGGTCTTTGGATGAGCGAGATCCAAAGTTCATAGAATCTCTGATGCCTTTATTAGGCTTTTTCTATAAGTACTATTTTCAAGTGCAAACTAGTGGCTGGGAAAATATTCCATCCCAAGAAAAAGTCTTATTTGTCGGTTCGCATAATGGGGGACTCGCGGCTCCCGATATGGGAATGGTGATGTACGACTGGTTCAAACGATTTGGTACGGAGAAACCCGTTTATGGTTTAATGCATCCCAAAGCTTGGCAGGTTAGCCAACCACTAGCGCAAATAGCTGCCAAGGCTGGAGCAATCATAGCTCATCCAAAAATGGCTTACACTGCGTTGCGCTCTGGCGCTAGTGTGCTAGTTTATCCAGGTGGAGCCGAAGATGTGTTTCGACCGCATTATTTACGTAACAAAATCTACTTTGCAGGGCGACAAGGATTTATCAAGTTAGCATTGCGAGAAAATGTGCCGATTGTACCTGTGATTTCCTGGGGCGCTCACGATACGCTGATTGTACTGACTGACTTGTACAAAGTTGTGCAGCAACTCCACGAATGGGGAATGCCTTGGCTGCTGGGAATTGATCCAGAAGTTTTTCCAATCTATCTCGGATTGCCTTGGGGATTAGCAATTGGCCCGTTGCCCAACATTCCATTACCTGTGCCCATCTACACGCGGGTTTGTCCGCCGATTGTATTTGAACGCTACGGTAGAGAAGCAGCTAGCGATCGCCACTATGTCAATGAATGTTATGAATTAGTTGTTAGTCAGATGCAAGAAGAGTTAGATACTTTAGTCAAGGTAACTGCTGAGTCGAATAGTAGGTGA
- a CDS encoding MoaD/ThiS family protein, with protein sequence MSKSAITVTVKLFAAYQEAFKVSELVLEFPNSMPVKAVCDRLIAEHPELSQWRDITRFGINLIFVEPDTLLQDGDEVVLIPPVSGG encoded by the coding sequence ATGTCTAAATCTGCAATCACCGTTACCGTCAAATTGTTCGCTGCTTATCAAGAAGCCTTTAAGGTTTCGGAACTGGTACTGGAATTTCCCAATAGTATGCCAGTTAAAGCAGTATGCGATCGCCTCATAGCCGAACACCCTGAACTTTCCCAATGGCGAGACATCACCCGCTTCGGGATTAATTTAATATTTGTTGAACCAGATACCCTATTACAAGATGGGGATGAAGTCGTATTGATTCCACCAGTTAGCGGTGGCTAG